The window GATGAAATTTCAAACAATCAAATAGCTCTAAGAGCAGTACCTAATTTTAACTTTAGAGAAAGTATAACTAATATTTTAGAAAAAATATTAATTGATTTAAAGAGTAAAAATAAGGTGGGAGATATTAGGGAAAAAATAATAATATCTATGTCATGTAGAGGAGCTATTAAAGCAGGACAAAAATTAAACATGCAAGAAATGCAAAATATGGTAAGAAGATTACATGAAGTAGGTAAGTATACATGCCCTCATGGAAGACCGATTATATCAAAAATATCTAAATATGATTTAGACAAAATGTTCGGTCGTGTAAAATAACTTGACTTTTCCTTGTATATATGATATATAAACTTGTTGAGAGGGATTTTAATGTTAAAAATTAATTTGATTTGTGTTGGAAAAATAAAGGAAAAATATATAATTGAAGGTATAGAAGAATTTTTAAAAAGATTGTCTAAATATGTTAAAATTAATATTATAGAATTAAAAGAAGAAGCAGATAATAATGTTGATTTTGCCATTAATAAAGAATCAAAATTACTAATAGATAGTATAAATAAAAATTCTGGATATAATATACTATTAGATATTAAAGGAGAAAATATTACAAGTGAAAAATTATCATGTAAAATATCTAATTTAAAGTTAAATTATAGTGAAATAAATTTTATTATAGGTGGTTCTAATGGATACAACGATGAAGTTAGAAAATTAGCAGATTTTAAATTAAGTTTTTCTAAAATGACTTTTCCACATCAATTAATGAGACTTATTCTTATAGAACAAATTTACAGAAGTATATGTATAGAAAATAATATTAAATATCATAAATAGGAGGAGTT of the Streptobacillus ratti genome contains:
- a CDS encoding 23S rRNA (pseudouridine(1915)-N(3))-methyltransferase RlmH, which translates into the protein MLKINLICVGKIKEKYIIEGIEEFLKRLSKYVKINIIELKEEADNNVDFAINKESKLLIDSINKNSGYNILLDIKGENITSEKLSCKISNLKLNYSEINFIIGGSNGYNDEVRKLADFKLSFSKMTFPHQLMRLILIEQIYRSICIENNIKYHK